A single window of Caldimicrobium thiodismutans DNA harbors:
- a CDS encoding FtsX-like permease family protein codes for MRKFLSWELWLALRYIISPKRERFTGIITLIAIIGVILSVSALTIVNAVITGFKEVVAEKILSLNPHLSITFYSPEEGRKLIHIIEKSIPKEDLRTLQLVSTQQGLIVKGGQPVGIILKAVDLSRYSKEKGFKYFRYELSSREEGGIPVIIGARLRDKLGIAQGERLTYISIEGFYTPFGFFPKINTLEVIGFFETGIYDYDFNLLFTSFDLYTQRVTPRNYSLELKLGDPFKSQHYKTILQRNLGISYYILDWQEWNRNLFSALKMEKLGLFVILSLMVAVSLFTILSAMIMLVSEKKGDIAILQALGATSGNILKIFFYAGFFLSGTGVILGLSLGVFLSLLLSKYPIIKLPGEVYPVEYMPISLQLTDLLLIGVVAILISLLSCLYPAKKAAQFSPAEILRRE; via the coding sequence GTGAGAAAATTTTTGTCCTGGGAACTCTGGTTAGCCTTAAGATACATTATATCTCCCAAAAGGGAGAGATTTACCGGTATTATAACCCTGATTGCTATAATAGGGGTCATCCTAAGTGTTTCAGCTCTAACAATTGTAAATGCAGTTATAACAGGGTTTAAGGAAGTTGTGGCAGAAAAGATATTGAGCCTGAATCCCCATTTAAGCATCACTTTTTATTCTCCAGAAGAGGGGAGAAAACTTATTCATATTATAGAAAAAAGCATCCCTAAGGAAGATCTCAGGACCTTACAACTCGTCTCCACTCAGCAGGGGCTTATTGTAAAAGGGGGACAACCCGTTGGCATAATTTTAAAAGCAGTAGATCTTTCCCGTTACAGTAAGGAAAAGGGCTTTAAGTATTTTAGGTATGAGCTCTCTTCCAGGGAAGAAGGTGGAATCCCTGTCATTATTGGAGCACGATTAAGAGATAAACTTGGGATTGCTCAAGGAGAAAGGCTTACCTATATTAGTATTGAAGGCTTTTATACACCCTTTGGTTTTTTCCCCAAAATAAATACCCTGGAAGTAATAGGTTTTTTTGAAACAGGAATTTATGATTACGATTTTAATCTCCTTTTCACTTCCTTTGATCTCTATACACAGAGAGTTACTCCGAGAAATTATTCCTTAGAGCTCAAATTAGGGGATCCCTTTAAATCTCAACATTATAAAACCATTCTTCAGAGAAATCTGGGTATAAGTTATTATATTCTTGACTGGCAAGAATGGAACAGAAATCTCTTTTCCGCCCTGAAAATGGAAAAACTTGGGCTTTTTGTAATTTTGAGCTTGATGGTTGCAGTTTCCCTTTTTACTATTCTTTCAGCCATGATTATGCTTGTCTCAGAAAAGAAGGGAGATATAGCTATTTTACAGGCTCTGGGAGCAACCTCTGGCAATATTCTTAAGATTTTTTTCTATGCCGGCTTTTTTCTCTCGGGAACTGGGGTCATTCTTGGTCTTTCTCTGGGAGTTTTTTTAAGTCTTCTTCTTTCTAAGTATCCTATTATTAAACTACCGGGAGAAGTTTATCCTGTAGAATATATGCCCATAAGTCTTCAGCTTACAGATCTATTATTGATTGGGGTTGTAGCTATCCTTATAAGTCTTCTTAGTTGTCTCTACCCTGCTAAAAAGGCAGCTCAATTTAGTCCAGCTGAGATATTGAGAAGGGAGTAG
- the rpmB gene encoding 50S ribosomal protein L28 produces MSKICEVCGKKPVCGNKVSHSNKRSSRWWYPNIQSIRVKLPSGQIKRMKVCTRCIKAGKIQKAVS; encoded by the coding sequence ATGTCCAAGATATGTGAGGTCTGTGGGAAAAAACCTGTTTGTGGAAATAAGGTCAGCCACTCTAATAAAAGATCCAGTCGCTGGTGGTATCCCAATATTCAAAGTATAAGGGTTAAGCTCCCCAGTGGGCAGATTAAGAGGATGAAGGTTTGTACCCGGTGTATAAAGGCCGGTAAAATTCAAAAAGCTGTGAGTTAA
- a CDS encoding ABC transporter ATP-binding protein has product MLLRAHQIKKGFSNGKKRIEVLKGINFEVNKGEKIAILGPSGSGKTTLLNILGTLERPDSGEVFWEEKVLNFRDERELSFIRRKKMGFVFQFYHLMPELNVLENIMLPGLMEGLPRKEAQKRGEELLKRLKLSEKAWQRIYTLSGGERQKVAIARAIFLSPKILFADEPTGNLDAESAKEVVQLFLELNQELSLTLVVVTHNLEIAKKMDRIYLLKEGFLVEYSETSLRESGD; this is encoded by the coding sequence ATGCTTCTGAGGGCTCATCAGATCAAAAAGGGATTCTCTAACGGCAAAAAAAGGATTGAAGTATTGAAGGGGATTAATTTTGAAGTAAATAAAGGGGAAAAGATTGCCATTCTTGGGCCTTCAGGATCAGGGAAAACCACTCTTTTAAATATTTTGGGAACTTTAGAAAGGCCCGATTCCGGAGAGGTTTTCTGGGAAGAAAAGGTATTAAATTTCCGAGATGAAAGGGAGCTCTCTTTTATTAGACGAAAAAAAATGGGCTTTGTCTTCCAGTTTTATCATCTCATGCCCGAACTTAATGTCCTTGAAAATATTATGCTTCCTGGTCTTATGGAGGGCTTGCCAAGAAAGGAGGCTCAAAAAAGAGGGGAAGAGCTACTTAAAAGACTTAAACTTTCTGAAAAGGCTTGGCAGAGAATTTATACCCTTTCAGGGGGAGAGCGTCAAAAAGTAGCCATTGCCAGAGCCATTTTTCTCTCCCCAAAAATACTTTTTGCAGATGAGCCAACGGGAAATCTTGATGCAGAAAGCGCAAAAGAAGTAGTTCAGTTATTTCTTGAGTTAAATCAGGAGCTTTCTTTAACCTTGGTTGTGGTGACCCATAATCTTGAGATTGCTAAAAAAATGGATAGAATCTATTTACTTAAAGAGGGTTTTCTTGTAGAATATAGTGAAACCTCTTTGAGGGAATCGGGTGACTAA
- the bamA gene encoding outer membrane protein assembly factor BamA → MTKKLWLFFFTVLFFSTTPLWALDKILIYEQKSFGEPQNEKVLTTYLEGLKERVKKVGYDLEIKGFPEKTALAFLKTGEYRGLAEVKLTFIKDTLSLDWKIYKVGQKNPYYFYVVGRSDRLEEVFRDTLKELEAILKAKVLIEKIRFVGNKRVGEDLLFPKIKSKGGDLLDLKIVNEDLKTLYKLGYFENVEVQIDEGERGIDLVFKVKERESIKEITFKGLKEAKKEDLAKIIELKPGDIPTPEKLNKALENLRSYYEQLGFHGTEINLKTEKASPTQINLVFEIKEGKKKYIKKIEFQGNKALSEKELKGYLSVSEKSAFSPIKKYTRYITQFVSPEPQAEPGVYNLAYLYRDLGKIETAYKNKGYIEVKIGEPQISEEADGVVIKIPIEEGPQYRVKEVKIEQDLFPIEEVTKRLKTQPGKVFSLGELKEDEVVLTHLFSDFGYAYAKVDTSFDKVPEGNLLKVSFKVDKGPVVFINRIDIEGNTKTRDKVIRREILLSEGWPYSGKRLEKSEERLRRLGYFEDVKIEKEKGVKEEDLNLKVKVKEALTGTFSIGAAYSSSDKLVFMTEVSQRNWLGKGQKVSISAKIGSRSSRYSLNFFDPYFRDTRYSLGWSLYNYETKYEDFTKDSTGGSLKLGYVFTPEFSAYLGYRYDDSKLKDVLNNASVIIRESQKIHVTSAMELGAVYDSRNRFFLPTKGWYHELGLSYAGGFLGGDSRFIKFTGEHQVYFPIKKITGHLVFGYGYITEGSGKTVPVFERFYLGGISSVRGYKFGDISPIDPDTKERIGGTRMFYFQGESIFPLIKSINLNGVLFYDMGSVWSKQYQFSSSEIRKSIGVGIRWFSPLGPLRIEWGYNIDKKPGEDSSNINFQIGGGF, encoded by the coding sequence GTGACTAAAAAACTTTGGCTTTTTTTCTTTACAGTTCTTTTTTTCTCAACCACCCCCCTTTGGGCCTTGGATAAAATTTTAATTTATGAGCAAAAAAGTTTTGGAGAGCCTCAAAATGAAAAAGTTCTCACTACCTATCTTGAAGGCTTAAAGGAGAGGGTTAAAAAAGTAGGTTATGATCTCGAGATCAAGGGTTTTCCTGAGAAAACAGCTCTTGCTTTTTTAAAAACCGGTGAATACAGAGGGCTTGCAGAGGTTAAGCTTACTTTTATAAAGGATACCCTTAGCCTTGACTGGAAAATCTATAAGGTAGGCCAGAAAAATCCCTATTATTTTTATGTAGTGGGAAGATCCGATCGTCTTGAAGAGGTTTTTAGGGATACTTTAAAAGAGCTTGAGGCTATCTTAAAGGCAAAGGTCTTGATTGAGAAGATAAGATTTGTTGGAAATAAAAGGGTAGGGGAGGATCTGCTATTTCCTAAAATAAAAAGTAAAGGTGGGGACCTTCTTGATTTAAAGATTGTTAACGAGGATCTGAAGACTCTTTATAAACTTGGCTATTTTGAGAATGTGGAGGTTCAAATAGATGAAGGAGAAAGAGGGATAGATCTTGTTTTTAAGGTAAAGGAGCGGGAATCTATTAAAGAGATAACCTTCAAGGGCTTAAAGGAGGCTAAGAAAGAGGATCTGGCTAAAATTATTGAGTTAAAACCAGGAGATATTCCCACCCCAGAGAAATTGAATAAAGCCCTTGAGAACCTCAGAAGTTATTATGAGCAACTGGGTTTTCATGGGACAGAGATTAATCTTAAGACAGAGAAAGCCAGTCCAACCCAGATAAATCTTGTTTTTGAAATCAAGGAAGGTAAGAAAAAATATATTAAAAAAATTGAATTTCAGGGGAATAAGGCCCTTTCAGAAAAGGAACTAAAGGGTTATCTCTCTGTTTCAGAAAAGAGCGCCTTTTCACCTATTAAAAAGTATACTCGTTATATAACCCAGTTTGTGAGCCCTGAACCTCAAGCAGAACCTGGGGTTTATAACCTGGCTTATCTCTACAGAGACCTTGGAAAAATTGAAACTGCTTATAAAAACAAAGGGTATATTGAGGTAAAAATTGGTGAACCCCAGATTTCTGAAGAAGCAGACGGAGTGGTTATTAAGATTCCCATAGAAGAGGGGCCTCAATACAGGGTTAAAGAAGTAAAAATTGAGCAAGATCTCTTTCCCATTGAGGAAGTGACTAAAAGACTTAAGACTCAACCTGGAAAGGTCTTTAGTCTTGGAGAGCTTAAAGAGGATGAGGTAGTGCTTACTCATCTCTTTTCAGATTTTGGCTATGCTTATGCTAAGGTGGACACAAGTTTTGATAAAGTTCCAGAGGGAAACCTTCTTAAGGTAAGTTTCAAAGTTGATAAGGGGCCTGTGGTTTTTATAAATCGTATTGATATCGAAGGGAATACTAAGACCAGAGATAAAGTTATTCGTAGAGAGATACTTCTTTCAGAGGGTTGGCCTTATTCCGGGAAGCGTTTAGAAAAGAGTGAAGAAAGATTGAGAAGGCTTGGTTACTTTGAGGATGTTAAGATTGAAAAAGAAAAGGGAGTTAAAGAAGAGGATCTAAATCTCAAGGTAAAAGTAAAGGAGGCCTTAACAGGAACATTCAGTATCGGTGCAGCTTATAGTTCCAGTGACAAACTTGTCTTTATGACGGAGGTCTCCCAGAGAAACTGGCTTGGTAAAGGACAAAAAGTGAGTATCTCAGCCAAAATTGGCTCCCGATCATCAAGGTATTCCCTTAACTTTTTTGATCCTTATTTCAGAGATACACGCTATTCCTTAGGTTGGTCCCTCTATAATTATGAAACTAAATATGAGGACTTTACCAAGGATAGTACAGGAGGTTCTCTTAAGCTTGGCTATGTCTTTACTCCAGAGTTTTCCGCTTATCTTGGCTATAGATATGATGATTCTAAACTTAAGGATGTTTTGAACAACGCCTCGGTAATTATTAGAGAATCTCAGAAGATTCATGTTACCAGTGCTATGGAGCTTGGGGCAGTCTATGATTCAAGAAACCGCTTCTTTCTTCCCACAAAAGGCTGGTATCACGAATTAGGGTTAAGTTATGCAGGTGGATTTCTGGGAGGGGATAGTAGATTTATTAAGTTTACCGGAGAACATCAGGTTTATTTTCCCATTAAAAAAATCACAGGTCACCTTGTCTTTGGTTATGGTTATATAACAGAAGGCTCAGGTAAAACAGTGCCTGTTTTTGAAAGATTTTATTTGGGTGGTATATCCTCAGTTAGAGGCTATAAATTTGGAGATATTTCCCCCATTGATCCAGATACAAAGGAAAGGATTGGGGGAACGAGAATGTTTTATTTCCAAGGGGAAAGTATTTTTCCTCTGATTAAGAGCATCAATCTTAATGGAGTTCTCTTTTACGATATGGGTTCTGTATGGAGCAAACAATATCAGTTCAGTTCTTCAGAGATCAGAAAGAGCATAGGTGTAGGTATTAGATGGTTTTCTCCTCTCGGGCCTTTAAGAATAGAATGGGGTTATAATATCGATAAAAAACCTGGTGAAGACAGCTCTAACATTAATTTTCAAATTGGAGGAGGTTTTTAA